Genomic DNA from Terriglobia bacterium:
CGATGACGCTGCTCTCGCGTCATACCTGCCGGATCGCGACGGCATACGGATACTCATCGAAAAACCCCGAGAACCTTCCCCATCTGATGGCAGCGATGGCGCCTCAGACCGAGACCAGCGACGAAGGATATCTCGCCCTCAAAACCGCCGTGGTCACATCGATCCGCGAAACGGGCCAGTTCATGTCCCGCACCGCCGGCGTCGTCCTCGACCGGCAGCTGCTCGAGCGTGAAGCGCCCCAGATGATCCGCCTCATTACATACGTCGCGGACCGCCTGGGCATCGTGATCACGCAAAAGGAACTCGGCATTCTGGTGCCGATCGCCGGCGCCGTGCTCAACAGCAGCATCAACATCGCGTTCCAGCGCGTCGGGCATCAGACCGCGAAAGATTATTTCCGGCGCCTCCTGCTCGAAGAACGATACGGCGAGGAACTCGTCAGCTATGCCATCCAGCAGGAAATCGCCGCGCTGAAAAACCAGAATTAGTCATAATCATCCGCGTTATCTGCGGTTAAAAATACGGAAGGATCTATGCTTCCAATTCTCGTGATCCTGCTCCTGATTTTGCTCAACGGCGTTTTCGTCATGGCGGAGATGGCCGTGGTGTCGGCCCGCAAACCACGCCTCCAGCAATTCGCAAATGAAGGCAGCCGCGGCGCGCAGACTGCGCTCAACCTGGCGAC
This window encodes:
- a CDS encoding EcsC family protein, translating into RIDNDFDALRFMPLSQLDAVADSFNWGSTFLLGAEGALLGSATTLAEGIPGAQLVIPSLILTDVTSSMTLLSRHTCRIATAYGYSSKNPENLPHLMAAMAPQTETSDEGYLALKTAVVTSIRETGQFMSRTAGVVLDRQLLEREAPQMIRLITYVADRLGIVITQKELGILVPIAGAVLNSSINIAFQRVGHQTAKDYFRRLLLEERYGEELVSYAIQQEIAALKNQN